Proteins encoded within one genomic window of Nitrospinaceae bacterium:
- the oppC gene encoding oligopeptide transport system permease protein OppC produces the protein MKNFSLSSQLSALFLLVLSLAAIFAPWVAPFSYETQDTLNTLASPNAANWLGTDRLGRDLLSRMIYGARVSLFIGVVTTLLAIVIGTIYGAVSGYIGNRTDNVMMRFVDVVFALPDLLMIILITVVMGRGVTGIFIALTLVSWVTVARLVRGEVLRIKELAYVEASRALGASHLRIVAREILPNMIGLLVVTLSFRIPVAILAESTLSFIGLGITPPFSSWGTLANDGWTAVKFYPHLILFPSIAIFLTILAFNILGDGLRDALDPRTGTKV, from the coding sequence ATGAAAAATTTTTCTTTATCTTCTCAACTCAGCGCGCTGTTCCTGTTAGTTCTCTCATTGGCCGCAATTTTCGCGCCGTGGGTGGCTCCGTTTTCGTATGAGACTCAGGACACGTTGAACACGCTGGCTTCGCCCAATGCGGCCAACTGGCTGGGGACCGACCGTCTGGGCCGGGATCTGCTGTCGCGGATGATTTACGGCGCGCGGGTCTCGCTTTTCATCGGTGTGGTCACCACCTTGCTGGCGATCGTCATCGGAACGATTTACGGCGCAGTCTCCGGATACATCGGCAATCGCACGGACAACGTGATGATGCGTTTCGTCGATGTGGTCTTTGCGTTGCCGGACCTTTTGATGATCATTCTGATCACGGTGGTGATGGGCCGGGGGGTGACCGGGATCTTCATCGCCCTGACCCTGGTGAGCTGGGTGACGGTGGCCCGGCTGGTGCGCGGGGAAGTCCTGAGGATCAAGGAACTGGCCTATGTGGAAGCGTCCCGCGCTTTGGGGGCCAGTCATTTGCGGATCGTCGCCAGGGAAATTCTTCCCAATATGATTGGTTTGTTGGTTGTTACTTTGAGCTTCCGCATTCCCGTTGCCATTCTTGCCGAATCGACCCTCAGTTTTATCGGACTTGGAATCACACCGCCTTTCAGCAGTTGGGGGACTTTGGCCAATGACGGCTGGACGGCAGTGAAATTTTATCCCCACCTGATATTGTTTCCTTCAATAGCCATTTTTTTAACGATTCTTGCTTTCAATATTCTGGGCGATGGATTGCGCGATGCGCTGGACCCTCGAACCGGGACAAAAGTTTGA
- the dnaJ_1 gene encoding chaperone protein DnaJ codes for MSPTQNYYKILGVEKNASFAEIKKRYRELAKKHHPDVNNGSKKAENNFKIISTAYDTLSNKKKRKEYDQTYGRKTQTRRPSGGGWSGQESDFDFRGRRRTQQQDDFRQTPPEEEQRFDPEFPTRGFDLQFMVDLPLKTVALGGTIPYSYEKHVKCLDCDGTGSDDAGPCPVCKGKRLVVQPAAIDVKIPPGVADRYTLRVDNEGGEGKNGGPPGDLLLQICMEPHPRFKRVRDDIYAEIPISPELAEKGGPLEIETLDSVQTIEVEDGTLTGEEFRIKGQGAAILWGKKRGDFVVKFKITEE; via the coding sequence ATGAGCCCGACTCAAAATTACTACAAAATTCTCGGCGTTGAAAAAAATGCTTCCTTTGCGGAAATCAAGAAACGCTACCGCGAGCTGGCCAAAAAGCATCACCCCGACGTCAACAACGGCAGTAAGAAGGCGGAAAACAACTTCAAGATCATCTCCACCGCTTACGACACTCTCAGCAACAAAAAAAAGCGCAAGGAATACGACCAGACCTACGGGCGGAAAACACAAACCAGAAGGCCATCGGGCGGCGGCTGGTCCGGTCAGGAATCCGATTTTGACTTCAGGGGAAGACGGCGGACCCAACAGCAGGACGATTTCCGCCAGACCCCGCCTGAGGAAGAACAAAGATTTGATCCTGAATTTCCGACCAGAGGCTTCGATCTGCAATTCATGGTCGATCTTCCTCTCAAAACAGTCGCTTTGGGAGGAACGATTCCCTACAGCTATGAAAAGCATGTCAAATGCCTGGACTGTGACGGGACCGGAAGCGACGATGCCGGGCCCTGCCCTGTCTGCAAAGGAAAGCGGCTGGTGGTCCAACCCGCCGCGATAGACGTAAAAATTCCGCCAGGCGTCGCGGACCGCTACACACTCAGAGTCGACAACGAAGGCGGCGAAGGTAAAAACGGCGGTCCGCCGGGGGATCTCTTGTTGCAGATTTGCATGGAACCGCACCCGCGGTTCAAACGGGTGCGGGACGACATCTATGCGGAAATCCCAATCTCTCCTGAATTGGCCGAGAAAGGCGGTCCTCTGGAAATCGAAACTCTGGATTCGGTTCAAACCATTGAGGTGGAGGATGGAACGTTGACAGGAGAGGAATTCCGAATCAAAGGTCAGGGCGCGGCGATTCTTTGGGGGAAGAAACGCGGGGATTTCGTTGTCAAATTCAAAATCACGGAGGAATGA
- the oppB gene encoding oligopeptide transport system permease protein OppB: MIGYFFKRLLHGIPVLITVATLTFGIMHLVPGGPFDSEKKLPPEIIANIEAKYHLDKPLVTQYLLYMKQILQGDLGPSFKYLGRDVSAIIAETFPVSLTLGLCAVGVIIGFGIPAGIISAYWRNSAVDRTVVFLATLGISVPSFVLGTVLVWGLSHKLHWLPPALWEGPRHVLMPAFALGAGFAGYIARLTRSTVLDVLTSDYIRTARAKGLSEPVVLLKHALKNSIFPIVSVMGPLVAGLVTGSFVIEFIFSIPGMGSFFITAVTNRDYPLIMGVTLVYAVLIILANIVVDMLYVWLDPRVSLGK, from the coding sequence ATGATTGGCTATTTTTTCAAACGCTTACTGCACGGCATTCCGGTATTGATCACGGTGGCGACCTTGACCTTCGGCATCATGCACCTGGTTCCCGGCGGGCCGTTTGACAGCGAGAAAAAACTCCCACCGGAAATCATCGCCAATATCGAAGCCAAATACCATCTGGACAAACCGCTGGTCACGCAATACCTGCTTTATATGAAACAGATATTGCAGGGCGATCTGGGACCTTCTTTCAAATACCTGGGCCGCGATGTGTCCGCCATCATCGCGGAAACGTTTCCTGTTTCATTGACGCTGGGGTTGTGCGCGGTGGGGGTCATCATCGGCTTCGGCATTCCGGCGGGGATCATTTCCGCGTATTGGCGAAATTCGGCGGTGGACCGGACGGTTGTTTTTCTGGCGACCCTGGGGATTTCCGTACCCAGCTTTGTCCTGGGGACGGTGCTGGTCTGGGGACTTTCACACAAGCTTCATTGGCTGCCCCCGGCGCTGTGGGAAGGGCCGCGCCATGTGCTGATGCCCGCCTTCGCGTTGGGCGCCGGATTCGCCGGATACATCGCCCGCTTGACGCGCTCCACGGTGCTCGACGTGTTGACTTCCGATTACATTCGCACCGCCCGAGCGAAAGGTTTGTCGGAACCGGTCGTGCTTTTAAAACACGCGCTCAAAAATTCCATTTTTCCTATCGTTTCCGTCATGGGGCCGCTGGTTGCCGGGCTGGTGACCGGATCGTTTGTGATCGAATTCATTTTTTCGATTCCCGGCATGGGCAGTTTTTTCATCACCGCCGTGACCAACCGCGATTATCCGCTGATTATGGGAGTGACGCTGGTGTATGCGGTGCTGATCATTCTGGCGAACATCGTCGTCGATATGCTTTATGTCTGGCTCGATCCCAGAGTTTCTCTGGGGAAATAA